The following proteins are co-located in the Candidatus Nitrotoga sp. AM1P genome:
- a CDS encoding methyl-accepting chemotaxis protein: MFKNMKIGMRLGSGFGLVVLLLVIIAALAVTRLSQQNDMLNLVVNDRYLKMGIVTDIKSETTAIAIGLRNMLLTDSHDDMKKQEGKIIESKNKIGENVDKLQKIIILPKGKEMLQQALDARTKYVDAYKVLINIINEGKKDEARAYLTNVLRPILGAYQTSLNKLFDFQNELVVTAVKDAAESYNTARNMMLALVAIALALAAGIAFLVTRSITRPLTVALNVSNQLAEGNLTANIEVTSKDETGQLLAAMQNMVGKLSQVVTEVRSASDSLSSASEEVSATAQSMSQATSEQAASVEETSASVEQMSASINQNTENAKVTDGMASKAAKEATEGGESVQLTVSAMKEIAKKIGIIDDIAYQTNLLALNAAIEAARAGEHGKGFAVVAAEVRKLAERSQVAAQEIGELASSSVQMAEKAGKLLDEMVPSINKTSDLVQEISAASEEQSSGVSQINTAMSQLSQITQQNASASEELAATAEEMSGQAEQLQQTMGFFKVGNITGNQQRQAVVNKVVVSNSKPMRPAKAKAAMHALAGIPNEAEFARF; encoded by the coding sequence ATGTTTAAAAATATGAAAATAGGGATGCGTTTGGGATCAGGTTTTGGCCTGGTGGTGCTTTTGCTGGTAATCATTGCGGCCTTAGCTGTTACGCGGCTTTCGCAACAAAACGATATGTTGAATCTTGTCGTTAATGATAGATATTTAAAAATGGGTATCGTGACGGATATCAAGAGCGAAACTACTGCCATTGCTATCGGGCTAAGAAACATGCTGCTCACTGATAGTCACGATGATATGAAGAAACAAGAAGGAAAAATTATTGAATCGAAGAATAAAATTGGAGAAAACGTAGATAAATTGCAGAAGATAATTATCCTACCGAAAGGAAAGGAGATGCTGCAGCAAGCTTTGGATGCCCGAACAAAATATGTTGATGCCTATAAGGTATTGATAAATATTATTAATGAAGGGAAAAAGGATGAGGCGCGGGCATATTTGACTAATGTATTGCGGCCCATTCTAGGCGCTTATCAAACCAGCTTGAATAAATTATTCGATTTTCAGAATGAGTTGGTGGTTACGGCCGTCAAGGATGCCGCCGAAAGTTACAACACGGCACGTAACATGATGCTGGCGCTGGTGGCGATTGCGCTGGCATTAGCTGCAGGTATCGCCTTCCTGGTCACACGCAGTATTACCAGGCCGTTGACTGTCGCCTTGAATGTGTCGAATCAGTTAGCTGAAGGAAATCTGACTGCAAATATCGAAGTGACTTCTAAAGATGAGACCGGCCAACTGCTTGCCGCTATGCAAAACATGGTGGGCAAATTGTCGCAGGTTGTCACCGAAGTACGCAGTGCCTCAGATAGTCTCTCTAGCGCTTCTGAAGAGGTAAGCGCGACCGCCCAATCCATGAGTCAAGCCACCAGCGAGCAAGCAGCCAGTGTGGAAGAAACCAGTGCATCGGTTGAGCAAATGAGTGCTTCCATTAATCAGAATACTGAAAATGCCAAAGTAACAGATGGTATGGCCAGCAAAGCTGCTAAGGAAGCTACCGAGGGTGGCGAATCAGTGCAGCTAACAGTATCTGCCATGAAGGAAATCGCCAAAAAAATCGGCATCATTGATGATATTGCCTATCAGACTAATTTGCTGGCGCTCAATGCCGCTATCGAAGCAGCACGTGCGGGCGAGCATGGAAAAGGTTTCGCAGTGGTGGCGGCAGAGGTACGTAAACTGGCAGAACGCAGCCAGGTAGCGGCGCAGGAAATTGGCGAGTTGGCCTCCAGCAGTGTGCAGATGGCGGAGAAGGCTGGCAAGCTGTTAGACGAAATGGTGCCTTCCATTAACAAGACTTCTGATTTGGTACAAGAGATTAGTGCCGCATCGGAAGAACAATCTTCCGGTGTGAGCCAGATCAATACCGCCATGAGTCAGTTAAGTCAGATCACCCAGCAGAATGCATCCGCATCCGAAGAACTGGCTGCAACCGCTGAAGAAATGAGCGGTCAGGCAGAACAACTGCAACAGACGATGGGGTTCTTTAAGGTTGGGAATATCACTGGCAACCAACAACGTCAGGCTGTCGTGAATAAGGTGGTGGTATCTAATAGTAAACCTATGCGTCCGGCCAAGGCAAAGGCCGCTATGCACGCCCTTGCCGGTATCCCAAATGAAGCTGAATTTGCTCGATTTTAA
- a CDS encoding chemotaxis protein CheW: MGALAKNEIHVAVLQQEKGQYLTFLIGGEMFAISILGIKEIIEYGNLTTVPMMPDFIRGVINLRGAVVPVVDMSARFGRTASEVTRRSCIVIIEVEADDEKQDVGVVVDSVSEVLEIPAADIEPAPSFGARIRADFISGMGKVDGQFVIILNADRVLSVDEMAMLSGASGREVSSEMLSISGNN, translated from the coding sequence ATGGGTGCACTAGCTAAAAATGAAATTCATGTGGCTGTTTTACAGCAGGAAAAGGGGCAATATCTAACTTTTTTGATCGGTGGCGAGATGTTCGCTATCAGTATCCTTGGCATCAAGGAAATCATTGAATATGGCAACCTTACCACTGTACCGATGATGCCCGATTTTATTCGCGGCGTGATTAACCTGCGGGGTGCAGTGGTACCGGTGGTAGATATGTCGGCCCGCTTCGGCCGCACTGCATCCGAAGTCACGCGGCGTAGCTGTATTGTCATCATTGAAGTTGAAGCGGATGATGAAAAACAGGATGTCGGAGTAGTAGTGGACTCGGTATCAGAAGTGTTGGAAATACCTGCTGCTGACATTGAGCCGGCACCGAGTTTCGGCGCCAGAATCCGGGCTGATTTTATTAGTGGTATGGGTAAAGTGGATGGCCAGTTCGTCATCATACTCAACGCTGATCGTGTGTTGTCAGTTGATGAAATGGCTATGCTTTCAGGGGCAAGCGGGAGAGAGGTAAGTTCCGAAATGTTAAGTATAAGCGGCAATAACTGA
- a CDS encoding CheR family methyltransferase — MNTETLRDDEFNQFRSWLHRTAGISLSDAKKALVSGRLSKRLKHHALASYGDYFRLITQNAEAAELQIALDLLTTNETYFFREPKHFDFLKKQVLPKAQVGKTFRLWSAASSSGEEPYSLAMTLADGLSSTPWEIVASDISTRVLEKARSGHYDMERAHNIPQPLLSKYCLKGTGSQEGTFMIERSLRSRVQFMQINLNTALPKLGEFDVIFLRNVMIYFDMDTKRQVVARMLPLLKPDGYFIVSHSESLNGITDILKLVSPSIYRKP, encoded by the coding sequence ATGAATACCGAAACCTTAAGAGATGACGAATTTAACCAGTTCCGTTCATGGTTACACCGTACTGCCGGAATTAGTCTCTCCGACGCAAAGAAAGCGTTGGTCTCAGGTCGTTTATCCAAGCGGCTGAAGCATCATGCACTGGCCAGCTATGGTGATTATTTCCGGTTGATTACTCAGAATGCAGAAGCGGCGGAATTGCAGATTGCATTGGACCTGCTTACCACCAACGAGACCTATTTTTTTCGCGAACCAAAACATTTCGATTTTTTGAAAAAGCAAGTTTTGCCCAAGGCACAAGTAGGCAAAACATTTCGCTTGTGGAGTGCAGCCAGCTCATCTGGCGAGGAACCCTACAGTCTTGCTATGACACTTGCCGATGGTTTGTCCAGCACCCCTTGGGAAATTGTCGCGTCCGACATTAGCACTCGTGTTCTCGAAAAAGCCCGCTCTGGCCACTATGACATGGAGCGGGCACATAACATTCCGCAGCCGCTGCTCTCTAAGTATTGCCTGAAGGGTACAGGCTCCCAGGAAGGCACTTTTATGATTGAGCGCAGCCTGCGCAGTCGCGTGCAATTCATGCAAATTAACCTGAATACAGCGTTACCAAAGCTGGGTGAATTTGACGTTATTTTTCTGCGTAATGTCATGATCTATTTCGACATGGATACAAAACGCCAAGTTGTAGCGCGCATGTTGCCGTTGTTGAAGCCAGACGGATATTTTATTGTTAGTCATTCTGAAAGCCTCAACGGGATTACCGATATTCTAAAGTTAGTTTCCCCGTCTATATACCGCAAGCCATGA
- a CDS encoding chemotaxis protein CheD → MQPGDFYFGDTNTRLRTLLGSCVSITMWHPTKLIGGMCHYLLPSRENAAATSLDGRYAKEAMQMFAQEIRAAKTHPSEYTVKLFGAGNMFPGIKKKNQCDPNGCIDSINACMNISCKNITIARSLVAAHGFVVTAEDLGGTSHRQIVFDINNGNVWVRKPGVIQA, encoded by the coding sequence TTGCAGCCTGGCGATTTTTATTTCGGTGACACGAACACCCGTCTTCGCACTCTTCTTGGATCGTGTGTCTCGATCACGATGTGGCACCCGACAAAACTGATCGGTGGCATGTGTCACTACCTGCTGCCTTCCCGGGAAAATGCTGCGGCGACTTCTCTTGATGGCCGCTACGCAAAGGAAGCCATGCAAATGTTCGCGCAGGAAATTCGTGCGGCAAAAACACACCCTTCAGAATATACCGTGAAATTATTTGGGGCAGGCAACATGTTTCCCGGTATAAAAAAAAAGAACCAGTGTGATCCTAATGGCTGCATCGATAGCATCAATGCATGCATGAACATATCTTGCAAAAATATAACGATTGCCCGCTCGCTTGTAGCCGCACACGGCTTCGTGGTTACAGCCGAAGATTTGGGAGGGACGAGTCATCGCCAGATTGTATTTGATATTAACAACGGTAATGTCTGGGTACGCAAACCGGGTGTTATTCAAGCATGA
- a CDS encoding protein-glutamate methylesterase/protein-glutamine glutaminase, whose translation MKKIKVLLVDDSAVVRQVLQAVLDQEPDIHVIGAASDPIFAMEKLTREWPDVIVLDVEMPRMDGITFLKKIMAEHPTPVVICSTLTEKGAETTMQALAAGAVEIITKPKVGLKSFLQESSNDLVAAVRAAAQANVRRQVRPATPLPQVAGKLNADAILPAATAHSMAQTTERIVAIGTSTGGTQALEAVLTALPRVCPGIVIVQHMPERFTALFAERLNGLCQIEVREAKNNDRVIPGLALIAPGGKHMLLKRSGAYYHVEVVDGPLVNRHRPSVDVLFRSVAKFAGKNATGIIMTGMGDDGARGLKEMLDAGAPTVAQDEATCVVFGMPKEAIKLGAAKKVVPLHEMHWAILGK comes from the coding sequence ATGAAAAAAATTAAAGTCTTATTAGTTGACGACTCTGCTGTGGTGCGACAGGTATTGCAGGCGGTATTGGATCAGGAGCCAGACATTCATGTAATTGGTGCAGCGTCTGATCCTATTTTTGCCATGGAGAAGCTTACTCGTGAATGGCCGGATGTGATCGTGTTGGATGTGGAAATGCCGCGCATGGACGGCATCACCTTCCTTAAAAAAATTATGGCCGAACATCCCACGCCGGTTGTGATTTGTTCTACGCTCACGGAAAAAGGTGCGGAAACCACCATGCAGGCGCTTGCTGCGGGAGCAGTTGAAATTATTACCAAGCCCAAAGTCGGGTTGAAAAGTTTTTTGCAGGAATCATCTAACGATCTGGTGGCTGCAGTTAGAGCGGCTGCTCAGGCCAATGTCAGGCGTCAGGTCAGACCAGCAACACCGTTACCGCAAGTGGCCGGGAAACTTAATGCCGATGCGATTCTCCCTGCAGCTACTGCTCACTCCATGGCGCAAACAACTGAACGCATTGTTGCCATTGGTACGTCGACCGGTGGTACACAGGCTCTGGAAGCCGTGCTGACAGCATTGCCGCGAGTGTGCCCCGGCATTGTTATCGTGCAGCATATGCCGGAAAGATTTACTGCATTATTTGCCGAACGCCTCAACGGTCTATGCCAAATAGAAGTGAGGGAGGCAAAAAATAACGATCGCGTTATTCCAGGTCTTGCTCTGATTGCTCCCGGTGGTAAGCATATGCTTCTTAAGCGCAGTGGTGCTTACTATCATGTTGAAGTGGTGGATGGGCCCTTGGTTAATCGCCACCGCCCGTCAGTGGATGTGCTCTTCCGTTCGGTGGCCAAGTTTGCAGGAAAAAATGCCACCGGCATTATCATGACTGGCATGGGCGACGATGGTGCACGCGGCCTGAAAGAAATGCTGGACGCTGGTGCTCCCACGGTGGCGCAGGATGAAGCTACGTGTGTTGTGTTCGGTATGCCCAAGGAAGCCATTAAGCTGGGCGCAGCAAAAAAGGTGGTGCCATTGCATGAAATGCACTGGGCTATTTTGGGGAAATGA
- a CDS encoding IS3 family transposase yields MTEYIGIFYKRQRIQVRLGYLSPVAFERQFYEKGLIARPRQPTSNKWVSMNQYI; encoded by the coding sequence ATTACTGAATACATCGGGATATTTTACAAACGACAACGTATACAAGTTCGGCTGGGCTATCTATCGCCCGTTGCATTTGAACGCCAGTTCTATGAAAAAGGACTGATAGCACGACCCCGACAACCGACCTCAAATAAGTGGGTTAGCATGAATCAATACATTTAA
- a CDS encoding HD-GYP domain-containing protein: MINIPTGNAKIYKHRHMTTARNTMYEEMAHQSIEEDPHYVTTITEMADHKEVISSEDIYTSNGIKLITKNTMIGSNQREGLIKHKLCKPIDQSLIVQNGVTVESLAKEIARLIKENPSLQYLAGFNGDLRALPQELVLLVLSPHMAFKLTVAKEQHPHLFQHLLLVTLIAHYLAVRKKLSGTDMENLLCAALFHDLGELHINPALLNSKNHLSEIERCHIYAHPITGYLIVREVAGIDPAVSTAILQHHERQDGSGYPYGLHGEQIGIIARIVSVADVCASIFARFGSNLRLATLMRLNVKKYDPELLSFLHEGFGRMNNCSVAANIAELPRLEAVSQLFETWSEFRAVLGLLATDNSSPPGELEFIFDRMANLRSMLFQFGFDPGSLELLVEIAMADPEISNELTAVLDELDWQFIDLEREICRRREIIRVVLNEGENHHLDNWTKELLGYLTTQ, translated from the coding sequence GTGATCAACATCCCGACGGGCAACGCTAAAATATACAAACATCGCCACATGACAACTGCCCGCAATACGATGTATGAAGAAATGGCCCATCAGTCGATCGAGGAAGATCCACATTATGTGACAACGATCACAGAAATGGCGGACCATAAGGAAGTAATTTCCTCTGAGGACATTTACACATCCAATGGAATCAAGTTAATTACAAAGAACACGATGATTGGCAGTAATCAGCGTGAAGGGTTGATAAAGCACAAGCTATGTAAACCGATCGACCAAAGCCTCATAGTCCAGAACGGTGTCACGGTGGAATCCTTGGCAAAAGAGATCGCCCGTCTAATTAAAGAAAACCCCAGTCTGCAATATTTGGCGGGCTTCAATGGGGATTTACGGGCTCTGCCTCAAGAACTCGTCCTTTTGGTGCTATCGCCGCATATGGCGTTCAAGCTTACTGTTGCCAAAGAGCAGCATCCGCATCTATTCCAGCACCTACTGCTTGTGACCTTGATTGCCCACTACCTGGCAGTACGTAAAAAACTGTCAGGAACGGACATGGAGAATCTGCTGTGTGCAGCCCTGTTTCACGACTTGGGCGAGCTTCATATCAACCCTGCCTTGCTGAACTCAAAAAATCACCTCAGTGAAATCGAGCGGTGCCACATCTATGCGCATCCAATTACAGGCTATCTTATTGTTCGTGAAGTGGCAGGTATTGACCCAGCTGTTTCGACCGCAATTCTGCAGCACCATGAGAGGCAGGACGGCAGCGGTTATCCCTATGGGTTGCATGGTGAGCAAATTGGAATCATAGCCCGTATCGTCAGCGTTGCCGATGTCTGTGCTTCCATTTTTGCGCGTTTTGGTTCCAATCTGCGGTTAGCCACTTTGATGCGCCTGAATGTAAAAAAGTACGATCCTGAATTGCTTTCCTTTTTACATGAGGGGTTCGGTCGCATGAACAATTGCTCTGTTGCCGCCAACATTGCTGAACTACCCCGGCTCGAAGCGGTTTCCCAACTATTTGAGACATGGAGTGAGTTTCGTGCCGTCCTTGGTCTGTTAGCTACTGACAATAGCAGTCCGCCTGGAGAACTGGAGTTTATATTCGATCGCATGGCAAATTTACGTTCAATGCTTTTTCAATTCGGCTTCGACCCGGGCAGTTTGGAGTTGCTGGTCGAAATCGCAATGGCTGATCCCGAGATTTCCAACGAATTGACTGCGGTGCTAGACGAATTAGATTGGCAATTCATAGATCTCGAACGGGAGATTTGCCGCCGCAGAGAGATCATCCGTGTAGTCTTGAACGAAGGTGAAAACCATCATCTCGATAACTGGACTAAAGAACTGCTTGGCTACCTCACAACGCAATGA
- a CDS encoding serine/threonine protein kinase, with translation MRKPSMPRNEQLKMGRFIIRRWLGSGLQGKVFLAFDPVLERQVAIKWLNPTGGDKPSQNREIFPSEARIVARLEHPNIVPLYEAGMYRDFPYLVFAYVEGMTLRDKRLQNGAMPVQEALSIFSAVLAGVACAHAQGILHLDLSPSNIMVDTAGVPRIMDFGLAKFAGVDAAVCGDELRGSPLYMSPEHFNNRPLTARSDIFVLGLILFEMVSGRSPVPAENLQVLINAIADSDLDLGDMDRLGLDTRLQAVIQRALSHDAASRFADAAEMKLVVDELLELLEPDDRGVDHSTVMFLLKRLERKSAFPALSNNLVEINRLTEENNDSNVDLLTNIVLRDYAITNKLLQLANSSFYGGTGHGVKTISNAIHRLGMNVIRMTCNGLVYFDALKGGDQNLKDALISSFVSAFISRHFAIRLGHQDLAEEAFICGMFHRLGKSLTIFYFQEEFHEIERLIEEYGLNDEAASTRVLGIGYSNLGMAVAARWKFPEAIRGSIQYLGFGKLPKPARPVELQQQIAAFANELCELAANVSAEQGSLRLTEFSTRFAGLIFLSPAELVQLLEVAFKKLKEFSPILGLELSGSQFVSRVDNFLAAMQLLAEQSKVEETY, from the coding sequence GTGAGAAAACCATCAATGCCGCGTAATGAGCAACTTAAAATGGGGCGGTTCATTATCCGCCGCTGGCTTGGCAGTGGCCTTCAAGGGAAGGTCTTTCTGGCTTTTGATCCAGTTTTGGAAAGGCAGGTAGCGATCAAGTGGTTGAATCCTACCGGCGGCGACAAGCCATCCCAAAACCGCGAAATCTTTCCGAGTGAAGCGCGCATTGTCGCCAGGCTGGAACATCCGAACATCGTGCCATTGTATGAGGCTGGAATGTATCGGGACTTTCCGTATCTTGTTTTTGCCTACGTCGAAGGAATGACTCTCCGCGATAAACGGCTGCAGAACGGTGCCATGCCGGTGCAGGAGGCTTTATCCATATTCAGTGCGGTGCTTGCTGGCGTTGCATGCGCCCATGCGCAGGGTATCCTGCACTTAGATCTGTCACCGAGCAACATCATGGTCGACACAGCCGGCGTACCCCGTATCATGGATTTCGGGCTTGCAAAATTCGCCGGCGTGGACGCAGCCGTCTGTGGCGACGAGCTGAGAGGATCGCCACTTTATATGTCGCCGGAACATTTCAACAATCGTCCGTTGACTGCTCGCTCGGACATTTTCGTACTGGGCCTAATCCTTTTCGAAATGGTGAGCGGTAGATCACCCGTGCCAGCGGAAAACCTGCAAGTACTCATCAATGCAATAGCAGATAGCGATCTGGACTTGGGAGACATGGACCGACTGGGCTTGGACACAAGGCTACAGGCGGTGATCCAGCGTGCGCTGAGCCACGATGCTGCTAGTCGTTTTGCCGACGCCGCCGAAATGAAACTTGTCGTTGACGAACTGCTCGAATTACTCGAGCCGGATGACCGCGGTGTCGATCACAGCACCGTCATGTTTCTGCTTAAACGCCTGGAGCGAAAATCAGCCTTCCCCGCTCTTTCGAATAATTTGGTAGAAATCAATCGTCTAACCGAGGAAAACAACGACTCGAATGTTGATCTGTTGACCAATATCGTGCTTAGGGATTACGCCATCACTAATAAGTTGCTTCAACTTGCGAATTCATCCTTTTACGGAGGCACGGGTCATGGCGTCAAGACAATATCGAATGCGATCCACCGGCTTGGTATGAACGTCATTCGCATGACCTGTAACGGCCTTGTGTATTTTGATGCTTTGAAAGGCGGAGATCAAAACCTTAAGGACGCGTTGATCAGCTCTTTCGTAAGCGCATTTATTAGTCGCCATTTCGCCATCCGTCTCGGGCATCAGGACTTGGCCGAGGAGGCTTTCATATGCGGAATGTTCCACCGGCTTGGCAAGAGTCTCACCATTTTTTATTTCCAAGAGGAGTTTCATGAGATAGAGCGGTTAATCGAAGAGTACGGTTTGAACGACGAGGCGGCTTCGACTCGGGTACTCGGGATCGGCTACAGTAATCTTGGTATGGCAGTTGCCGCACGCTGGAAATTTCCCGAAGCTATACGAGGAAGCATCCAATACCTTGGTTTCGGAAAGCTGCCGAAACCCGCGAGACCTGTCGAGCTGCAGCAGCAAATTGCAGCCTTTGCCAATGAACTTTGCGAACTAGCAGCAAACGTTTCTGCGGAACAAGGTTCTCTGCGGCTGACTGAGTTCTCTACTCGCTTTGCCGGACTAATTTTTTTGTCACCTGCAGAGCTGGTCCAACTGCTGGAAGTGGCATTCAAAAAGCTGAAAGAATTTTCTCCGATTTTAGGTCTTGAACTCTCCGGAAGCCAATTTGTTAGTAGAGTCGATAATTTTCTTGCAGCTATGCAATTACTCGCAGAGCAGAGCAAAGTTGAAGAAACCTATTGA
- a CDS encoding chemotaxis protein CheB, with translation MAQDEATCVVFGMPKEAIKLGAAKKVVPLHEMHWAILGK, from the coding sequence GTGGCACAGGATGAAGCTACGTGTGTTGTGTTCGGTATGCCCAAGGAAGCCATTAAGCTGGGCGCAGCAAAAAAGGTGGTGCCATTGCATGAAATGCACTGGGCCATTTTGGGGAAATGA
- the fliR gene encoding flagellar biosynthetic protein FliR, with translation MITVTSAQLSSWLALFIFPFVRILAMIASSPILGHKQVPVRIKIGLSILLTIIMVPTLTVQSNVDPASAPGFFILIQQLLAGLAIGFTMRLIFTAIEMAGDIIGIQMGLGFAIFYDPQNTSYTPVIAQILSVLAMLVFLSFNGHLIMLEALADSFRAFPVNSAVPAAIALHTLASWGGSIFSNALQLSLPVIGALLISNFALGILTRSAPQLNIFAVGFPITLTIGLATVTLLLPHIVPLLENITHTSLDTVQRVMRLLGKS, from the coding sequence ATGATTACTGTCACCAGCGCCCAGTTATCCTCCTGGCTCGCCCTATTCATTTTTCCGTTTGTGCGCATCCTGGCCATGATCGCCAGTTCACCTATCCTGGGCCACAAACAAGTTCCGGTACGTATAAAAATCGGCTTGTCCATACTGTTGACCATAATTATGGTACCTACCTTAACTGTACAGTCCAATGTTGATCCAGCTTCTGCGCCTGGTTTTTTTATTCTGATCCAACAACTTCTAGCGGGGCTGGCTATAGGTTTTACCATGCGCCTGATTTTCACGGCCATAGAAATGGCCGGGGATATAATCGGAATTCAAATGGGATTAGGTTTCGCTATTTTCTATGACCCGCAGAACACGTCCTATACACCAGTGATAGCGCAAATTTTAAGCGTCCTCGCTATGCTCGTCTTTCTCAGTTTCAACGGACATCTCATTATGCTGGAAGCGTTAGCAGACAGCTTCCGCGCCTTTCCTGTTAATAGCGCAGTCCCTGCGGCAATCGCGCTGCATACTCTGGCTTCATGGGGCGGTAGCATTTTCTCTAACGCGCTACAACTAAGCTTGCCGGTGATCGGCGCGCTGCTAATTTCTAATTTTGCACTCGGCATCCTAACCCGTAGCGCACCACAACTAAACATCTTCGCGGTTGGCTTCCCGATTACTTTAACAATTGGTTTGGCAACGGTGACGCTGTTACTACCCCATATAGTACCGCTACTGGAAAACATCACTCACACCAGCCTGGACACTGTGCAGCGCGTCATGCGACTACTTGGCAAATCGTAA
- the fliQ gene encoding flagellar biosynthesis protein FliQ has translation MTPESVMTLGRQALELTLMVSAPALLTALIIGLLISIFQAATQINEMTLSFIPKLIGMFGVLIITGPWMVGMMLDYIQRLFSSIPWLVG, from the coding sequence ATGACCCCTGAAAGCGTAATGACACTTGGTCGCCAGGCACTGGAGCTAACCCTGATGGTATCAGCCCCTGCACTGTTAACGGCTCTAATTATCGGACTGCTGATCAGTATTTTTCAGGCCGCCACCCAAATTAACGAAATGACTCTGTCGTTTATTCCAAAACTAATCGGTATGTTTGGAGTGCTGATCATCACCGGTCCGTGGATGGTGGGCATGATGCTGGATTATATCCAACGCCTGTTCAGCAGCATTCCCTGGTTGGTTGGGTAA
- the fliP gene encoding flagellar type III secretion system pore protein FliP (The bacterial flagellar biogenesis protein FliP forms a type III secretion system (T3SS)-type pore required for flagellar assembly.) gives MRLSSLLVATLLFGLIPAAFAVDLGLPAFTSTATSGGGQTYSLSLQTLLLLTSLSFLPAVMLLMTSFTRIIIVLSLLRSALGTPSSPPNQVLIGLALFLTFFVMSPVLDKIYTDAYLPFSENKLTLAQAFDTGSVPLKAFMLRQTREKDLALFVQISNSEPLQSADQVPLKILVPAYVISELKTAFQIGFVIFIPFLIIDMVVASILMSMGMMMVSPAMISLPFKIMLFVLADGWNLLIGSLVHSFYT, from the coding sequence ATGCGCCTTAGTTCACTTCTAGTAGCAACCCTGCTATTTGGCCTAATCCCCGCAGCATTTGCGGTCGACCTTGGCCTGCCCGCATTTACCAGCACCGCGACATCAGGTGGTGGGCAGACCTACTCGCTTAGCTTACAAACGCTGCTTCTGCTGACCTCGCTAAGTTTTTTACCGGCCGTAATGCTGCTGATGACCAGTTTCACCCGCATCATTATCGTGCTATCGCTGTTACGTTCCGCTCTCGGCACGCCCTCTTCTCCGCCCAATCAGGTATTGATCGGACTAGCCTTGTTTCTCACTTTCTTCGTTATGTCGCCGGTACTGGATAAAATTTATACTGATGCCTACCTGCCATTCAGCGAGAACAAACTGACGCTGGCACAAGCATTCGATACCGGCAGCGTACCGCTCAAAGCATTTATGCTGAGGCAAACACGTGAAAAAGACCTCGCTCTTTTCGTTCAAATTTCCAATAGCGAGCCGCTGCAAAGTGCGGATCAGGTCCCCCTAAAAATCCTGGTGCCCGCCTATGTCATCAGCGAACTAAAAACAGCCTTCCAGATTGGTTTCGTAATATTTATCCCGTTCCTCATCATCGACATGGTAGTGGCCAGCATACTGATGTCTATGGGTATGATGATGGTATCGCCAGCGATGATTTCATTGCCCTTCAAGATCATGCTATTCGTGCTGGCAGATGGCTGGAACCTGCTGATCGGATCGCTGGTGCATAGTTTTTATACTTGA
- the fliO gene encoding flagellar biosynthetic protein FliO translates to MKTFGNLFNQPGFICARLCLIVGFYTPLLATAQNTRPAYTPPPPATMSSGSIMQVIFSLLLVLAAVVLVAWILKRINLPQHAAGNLIKVQAAVAVGQRERIVLVEINDTWLVVGVAPGQVRTLHSMPKAELPTTQVSMAINTNGKFQAWLKQMMEKRNAP, encoded by the coding sequence ATGAAAACTTTCGGCAACTTGTTTAACCAACCAGGATTTATCTGCGCGCGCCTCTGCCTCATCGTCGGCTTTTACACACCGCTGCTCGCAACAGCGCAAAACACACGCCCTGCTTACACGCCTCCGCCACCTGCAACAATGTCGTCCGGCAGCATCATGCAGGTCATTTTCAGCTTGTTACTGGTATTAGCAGCGGTGGTGCTGGTTGCATGGATATTAAAACGCATCAATCTACCTCAACATGCCGCCGGCAACCTGATTAAAGTGCAAGCTGCGGTGGCGGTAGGTCAACGCGAACGCATCGTACTAGTGGAAATCAACGATACCTGGCTGGTCGTAGGCGTTGCGCCCGGACAGGTGCGCACCCTGCACAGCATGCCTAAAGCCGAATTACCCACAACACAAGTAAGCATGGCTATCAATACCAATGGGAAATTCCAGGCTTGGCTGAAACAAATGATGGAAAAGCGTAATGCGCCTTAG